A stretch of Cicer arietinum cultivar CDC Frontier isolate Library 1 chromosome 5, Cicar.CDCFrontier_v2.0, whole genome shotgun sequence DNA encodes these proteins:
- the LOC101506868 gene encoding spermidine synthase 2-like has translation MGSEVHPSGVIDNDKTVFSSPKITAVEGNNGEQENHELHPQIPGWFAEHCPIWPGEAHFLKVENVCFQGKSEYQDMLVFQTSTYGKVFVLDGALQLTEKDECSYQEMMTHLPLCSIPNPKKVLLIGGGDGGILREISRHSSVEHIDICEIDTMLIDVYKKYFPDVAVGYKDPRVKINVIDGTIFLKSVPRGTYDAIIVDAFDPIRPDHELFETQFFESVSKALRPGGVLCIQAESFWFKSLDIQQLLIKSSQTFKGSNDYAWTIVPTYPSGVIGFLLCSTEGPHVDFRNPINPIDPENYGISKKPLKFYNSEIHSSAFRLPSFAKKTEAKSTTKGV, from the exons ATGGGTTCTGAAGTCCATCCTTCAGGTGTAATTGATAATGATAAAACTGTTTTCTCTTCTCCAAAAATCACAGCTGTAGAAGGGAATAATGGAGAACAAGAAAATCATGAGCTACATCCACAAATTCCTGGATGGTTTGCAGAACATTGTCCAATATGGCCAG GGGAAGCACATTTCTTGAAGGTGGAAAATGTTTGTTTTCAAGGGAAGTCTGAATATCAAGATATGCTAGTTTTTCAG ACATCAACATATGGTAAGGTATTTGTTCTGGATGGAGCACTCCAACTCACTGAGAAAGATGAATGTTCTTACCAAGAAATGATGACTCACCTTCCTCTTTGCTCTATTCCAAACCCAAAAAAG GTGTTGCTTATTGGTGGAGGAGATGGTGGCATCCTTAGGGAAATTTCCCGACATTCTTCTGTTGAACACATTGACATATGTGAAATTGACACAATGCTCATTGAT GTTTATAAGAAATATTTCCCAGATGTGGCTGTTGGCTACAAGGACCCCAGAGTAAAGATTAATGTTATAGATG GAACAATTTTTCTGAAGTCTGTCCCAAGAGGCACATATGATGCAATAATAGTGGATGCCTTCGACCCAATAA GGCCTGATCATGAGTTATTTGAAACTCAATTCTTTGAATCGGTTTCAAAAGCTCTACGTCCTGGAGGAGTTTTGTGCATCCAAGCAGAGAGTTTTTGGTTTAAGTCATTGGATATTCAACAACTTCTAATCAAATCCTCCCAAACTTTCAAAGGCTCCAATGATTATGCATGGACTATTGTCCCAACATATCCAAG TGGGGTGATTGGTTTCTTGCTTTGTTCAACCGAAGGGCCACATGTGGACTTCAGAAACCCAATTAACCCAATTGATCCAGAAAATTATGGCATATCAAAGAAACCCTTAAAGTTTTACAACTCAGAG ATTCATTCATCTGCATTTCGCTTGCCATCTTTTGCCAAAAAGACCGAAGCTAAGAGCACTACAAAAGGGGTTTGA
- the LOC101502983 gene encoding probable alpha,alpha-trehalose-phosphate synthase [UDP-forming] 9 — translation MRVRSSSYINLVDLVSGDIFNFRQPPQRAMSVPAIVSDVDDKQSSNDDDSNGFSSEQCRKMIVVANFLPLNAKKDDISGRWCFSYDEDSIFWQLKDGLSSDIDVVYVGSLEVDVDESEQEEVSLQLLEEFNCVPTFIPSEIQKQFYDGFCKNYLWPLFHYMLPGHPGYCNRFDRSLWQAYVSANKIFADKVTEVLNPTNDYVWVHDYHLMVLPSFLRRRFTRVRLGFFLHSPFPSSEIYRTLPVRTEILKALLNVDLIGFHTFDYARHFLSVCSRMLGLEYESRRGYIGLEYFGRTIFVKILPAGVHMGRIQSALDHPSASIKAREVCKQFKGKKLIIGVDDIDIHKGVSLKFFAVEQLLKEDPLLQGQLILVQILNPPRSDGKDVEEAKKEVYAIAEKINERFGFPSYKPVVIIDHYIPFHEKAAYYALADCCIVNAVRDGMNLIPYKYIVCRQGSSKMDEELDINSDSPRTSAVVVSEFVGCSPSLSGAIRVNPWDINAVAEALKLAITMSNKEKQHRHEKNYQYVSSHDVAYWAQRFEQDLVFSCKDHYTKLCWGVGFGLDFRVLSLFPGFKKLSKDHVVSAYKRTNCRAIFLDYDGTIVPQGFINGAPRPEVVSVLNNLCSDPNNTVFIVSGRGKTSLDKWFDQCENLGLAAEHGYFIRWDEKSSWKMSHVSTDFAWKGIAEPVMRSYTEATDGSYIETKESALVWHYNDADSDFGSWQAKELLDHLENVLANEPVVVKKGMYIVEVKLQGITKGLVVEQVLSTLTKNGKSPDFVLCIGDDRSDEDMFESILNKSYGGETETSSSAAEIFACTVGQKPSKARYYLDDSVKVMMLLQGLGAAAAEAAAKVSAETSSEVCSEDVV, via the exons ATGAGGGTAAGATCATCATCATACATTAATTTGGTGGACTTGGTGTCAGGGGATATTTTCAATTTCCGTCAACCTCCTCAGCGAGCTATGAGTGTTCCTGCAATTGTGTCTGATGTAGATGATAAACAAAGCAGCAATGATGACGATTCAAATGGTTTCTCTTCAGAACAATGTCGCAAGATGATAGTAGTAGCAAATTTTCTTCCTCTGAATGCTAAAAAGGATGACATTTCTGGCAGATGGTGTTTTAGTTATGATGAAGATTCGATTTTTTGGCAGTTAAAGGATGGTCTCTCTTCTGATATCGATGTTGTTTACGTGGGATCTCTTGAGGTTGATGTTGATGAAAGCGAGCAAGAGGAAGTTTCCCTTCAGTTGCTGGAGGAATTCAACTGTGTGCCTACTTTTATTCCTTCAGAAATACAGAAACAGTTTTACGACGGATTCTGCAAGAATTATTTGTGGCCTCTATTCCATTACATGCTGCCTGGGCATCCAGGTTATTGCAATCGCTTTGATAGGTCACTTTGGCAGGCTTATGTTTCTGCTAACAAAATATTTGCTGATAAAGTCACGGAGGTCCTTAATCCGACAAATGATTATGTGTGGGTTCATGACTATCATCTTATGGTTCTTCCGTCATTTCTGCGGAGGCGGTTTACTCGTGTCAGGCTAGGCTTTTTCCTCCACAGTCCGTTTCCTTCATCCGAAATTTATCGAACTCTGCCAGTCAGAACTGAAATTTTGAAAGCACTGCTTAATGTAGATTTGATTGGTTTTCACACATTTGATTATGCTCGTCATTTTCTGTCTGTCTGCAGTCGAATGCTTGGCTTGGAATATGAATCCAGAAGGGGTTACATTGGACTCGAATACTTTGGCCGTACAATATTCGTTAAAATATTGCCTGCTGGGGTTCATATGGGTCGCATTCAATCTGCTTTAGATCACCCTTCTGCCTCTATCAAAGCTAGAGAAGTCTGCAAGCAATTTAAGGggaaaaaacttataattgGTGTTGATGATATTGACATCCACAAAGGCGTGAGCTTGAAGTTCTTCGCGGTCGAGCAACTATTGAAGGAAGATCCGTTACTGCAGGGTCAGTTAATATTGGTCCAAATTTTAAATCCTCCAAGGAGCGATGGGAAAGATGTTGAGGAAGCAAAGAAGGAGGTGTATGCAATTGCCGAAAAGATAAATGAAAGGTTTGGTTTCCCGAGTTATAAACCTGTGGTCATCATTGATCATTACATTCCTTTCCATGAGAAGGCAGCTTATTATGCTTTGGCTGATTGTTGCATTGTGAATGCGGTGCGGGACGGTATGAATTTGATTCCATACAAGTACATTGTGTGCAGACAGGGGAGTTCTAAAATGGACGAAGAGTTGGATATCAATTCCGACTCCCCTCGGACAAGTGCAGTCGTTGTTTCTGAGTTTGTAGGTTGCTCGCCGTCTCTTAGTGGGGCAATCAGGGTGAATCCATGGGACATAAATGCTGTTGCTGAAGCTTTGAAGTTGGCTATCACAATGTCCAACAAAGAGAAACAACATCGGCACGAGAAGAACTATCAATATGTTAGTTCTCATGATGTGGCTTATTGGGCCCAACGTTTTGAGCAAGACCTAGTGTTCTCGTGTAAGGATCATTATACGAAACTTTGCTGGGGTGTTGGCTTCGGCTTGGATTTCAGAGTTTTGTCCCTCTTTCCTGGGTTCAAGAAGCTGTCCAAAGACCATGTTGTTTCGGCATATAAAAGGACAAACTGCAGAGCGATCTTTTTGGATTATGACGGTACAATTGTACCTCAGGGTTTCATCAATGGAGCCCCCCGTCCTGAAGTCGTATCTGTGCTAAACAATCTCTGCAGTGACCCTAACAACACTGTGTTTATTGTCAGTGGCCGAGGGAAAACTTCATTGGACAAATGGTTTGATCAATGTGAGAATCTTGGTCTAGCAGCCGAGCACGGTTATTTTATAAG GTGGGATGAAAAATCAAGTTGGAAAATGAGTCATGTTAGCACAGATTTTGCATGGAAAGGTATTGCTGAACCTGTGATGAGATCATATACTGAGGCAACAGATGGCTCCTACATAGAGACCAAAGAGAGTGCATTGGTGTGGCATTATAATGATGCTGATTCTGATTTTGGATCTTGGCAAGCCAAAGAGCTTTTGGACCATCTTGAAAATGTTCTTGCAAATGAGCCTGTAGTTGTTAAAAAGGGGATGTATATTGTTGAAGTCAAGCTTCAG GGGATAACTAAAGGGCTAGTTGTAGAGCAAGTTTTGTCTACACTAACAAAGAACGGTAAATCGCCGGATTTCGTTCTGTGCATTGGTGATGATAGATCTGATGAGGACATGTTTGAGAGCATATTAAACAAAAGTTATGGTGGTGAAACTGAAACCTCATCTTCAGCAGCAGAAATATTTGCATGTACTGTTGGACAAAAACCAAGCAAAGCTAGATACTACTTGGATGATAGTGTGAAAGTGATGATGTTACTTCAAGGTCTTGGTGCTGCTGCTGCTGAGGCTGCTGCAAAAGTTTCTGCTGAAACCTCTTCTGAAGTTTGTTCTGAAGATGTTGTTTGA